TTTCTGTTTCGAGTAACGGTGTCGACGATTGGTTTGTGGTGTCGAATGCAGGTTGCTTCATAGAAAGTGGTTGATTGATGTGAAGTGTGCAAGAGTTGTGTGCCACGGTGTGACGTCGAGGGAAACGCAGAAGACACGCCGCTGCAACAAGAAGACGTCTCAGGCTCTTCGAAGTTTCTACGGACTTCCCCACCCCTATACAGCTAAGTGATTTGGATAAGACTGGCGTAGTGCAATTTTGTCGAGTAGTCTGAGTAGTGGTTTTGAATGTGATCTTAAGAAGCAGAGATACATTGATACAGAGATACAAACGAGTCTGGGCTCATTCATTACCGCACTGGCCACAGTCCCTCCAGTAGACGGGTTCGAATCTATACATTGATCACGGGTGTAGGTTTATTCCACTCATTCAGACCCGAAACCATGAcagtcttgacgatagtgctgccctgaatgggaatagtgctattcttaattaTTTCGccattaaattagttcagaaatcaaccacaagagggacagatgcatgactttatagaggagaaaaaacattacgactcagttccgcgcctggctgtcggatggagtagacgcatcgttctgcgctccttgttacccgtactctgtgttgatttgttgagtgcctagtcctcttattagccgttgatggggCTACGTgctaggatattttgttcttttgcaaatctcatttaatactttggaattcctacgatcagctttcatgcatggtgctcttctgcaatagtttcctattcaatccttatagaagaataaaggaaataatctcgggatagtgattcaataaataataggtcccctgtcctgagcgcacgcgtccttgagccacgcaggtgcatgatgacgtcatgccatggcttcattgcagattgaccttgtccagttgtgtcgactgtgtggaaaaaaagaaaaaaaaagcagggtagccctgaaagaacgggatgacgtcacgaccaatgagcaacgcaagaagagggcgcaggaatgctcttctctcttagcctctcgcaagTGGTCGCCGCAGGTGGCGCTAGGagttctggctggctgtcgcagagagcagacgtgtgctccccgcgctcgccgtttctgcctggctgatgagcagtcgccgcgagggaaaaggtgagtgatttgacgcgctccttttctcgtatgtttgccgtgtttagcggtgaccaacgagtgatttgaccgcgctcgtgttaagccttctgtcgcatgtttagacttgttttgcggtgagcaagccttttgttcgtgttgacgcatgtttagcgatgtgtgcccagtggttcccgccttgtgttagatgcatagtgttgtgacgttgtggttaggcctagtcgattgcctttttccccgatgtgtactgttttctgtgtgtactgtgtgttagcccttttctctcgcatgcctagacttgtttagcagtgctgccatttttacctaccgctagtatcttgttctgtctttctcgtctagagctatgatggtggcgccatctggtgtgatgccttgcaactaagtgaccacctgtcgtcgatctctgcaactgctgggtgccaactagcaacatggcgggcgttggtcactcgggtgttgcttCTTTGCCgtggcatcgttgattttcgaataaattgtttctctccactctatttctatcgttttattttgttttctgcctattttttatttttatggactctcgtagtgcacaacgctcagctggtctggaacgagttagacgttccccagttagtgtgatggctcactggagggtgctgattaatgtggggggtccctattagctctaattgataattaaatcgtgttcaggacagttgagcgttgtgcactgtgagagtccagtacttactactatgcatatatatatatagtatctTTTTAAATTAAATTCCGATGTGTTCACAAAGAAGACAGTATGTACCAGGTGTTCCAGCTAAGTACAGACGAGGTATCTTACAGAAAGGTCTCCCATGACGTTTGTATGAGAAACAGGCTCCTGCTACAGTGGAGAAGACGTTTGCAGCACAAGTTTCGCCTGTAGGGCTACTTCCATCTGAGGTACTGTTCGcacttggctgggacacactgtaGATATACGTACCATTCTCTGTTTCCGCTTAATACATTTGCGGTTGTAGATATAATTGTCAATTGTGCGGTGAAGACGGCGGTCTTAATTGTTACCTGGAAACAGGGTCGGAATCATCGTGTTTGGATCCCGGCGCGGCTTCTCGCTTGGTTTGCCCCACGCCTCAGGCCTACTGGTTCGGGATTCGACCTCGGCACTGCTAACGTACACACACAAAGCGGCTGCATGCTTGCACTTCCCTTGTATTCCAGCTTTACAGCTGCATCGTCCTTCCGACAATGTACGCGATACATTGTCCACCTGAGATACGACGTACGGCATTGTTGACGAACTGTCATTCACCAACGGCAGCGTACAAATGCAACGTGTGACAAGTAAAACATGCTTACCTTTAGAACAATGTCGTAAACAACGCTGTCTTTAACCTGAGACACGCACTTTCCGTGGAGGGTGACATCATCACCTGATATCCTTTCTTCTGTTGCAAAAACATGCTTGACGAGTAGCGTCCCTTTCTTGACATATGCAGGAGAGAAAAAAACGTCAATCCCGCGCACATCCGAGAACGAGCAAAAGATCCGAAGCATATCCCAGCCATACGAAATACTGTGTGGCTATGCCAAACAGCACACCGTGTACTTAGGAGAGTTGCACAAAACTGCCACAGGCGTCTCTGAATGCAATGCGCAGTCGCGCCGTCTGGCCAGCCGTACAGGcctgcctagccgaggcgcctgtggtgccatctcgttgctcacgcaagaaatacgTACGGCGCTAGCGCAGAAGGTACTAGCGTTTGCCGCGTTGTTGTCAGTTGGCCTTCTTGCGCTGTTACTTGCGAACTTCCAGCAATGGATCCAGCGGCTATAGGAGTTGAAGAGATTTATTTGCTTGTCTCGGTGCTATTCAGCATGATGATTATTCGGTATCGAATGCTTGTGCAGACAGCGAGAGCGATTCGCCTTAGGAGAAGAAGGCAGGTGAGAGCGCATAAAGGTTTTAGCGCAGTTACCATATTGATATATATTCTTAGCCGTGTTCGACAAGCATTCCCCAATTTACGTTGGGCTGGCTTTGACCTTGCTTGCAGGCACAACCCCGTCTTATTAACTCTGAGAGGGGTTTCTGAAACACGAGAATTTTGTATTGAACTTGTGCTGGCCGTCTCGGCGGCGGTTGGTGATGCTCGTTGAACGGAACGGTCGGAAACAATCAGCCCAAGGGTTCTGTGCAACAAGTGTTCCTCTAAGGCCGCAGGTAGGACTGGGAGAAGTTAAACACAAAACTGCCGCGTTTCAGGaatttttgtcccaagctgtacatgacCTTTCATTGTAATTATTAGTCGAACATTGATTCTTGCTTCATCCCAGGTTGAGGGAATCTACTGCAGTCCCGAGATGAGGAACATGTTCCTCGAATACCTCACGAATGAAAGACTGGACTTCAAGCACCACTTTCGCATGAGCCGCGAAAGTTTCAGGATGCTGCTGCAAGTGCTTTGGAAAGACCAACCAGAGAAGACCCATGGATGGTCACAGAAAATTGAACTTCTGACTTTTCTCTTTTGGCTTGGGTGCGGATCTGCCTTCAGAATTGTCGCATGTTGTTTCAACTTGCCACGGACAACAACATTCAACATAGTAAACCGTGTGCTGAAACTGATAACAGCGAAAGTGCACTTGATGATTTACACACCACCAGCGGACAAGCGGCTCGAGATGCAACATGGATTTGCCACGCTCTCTGGGAGCAGCAGATTCATGCGGTTTGTTGGTGCCATCGATGGATGTCATGTGAGAGTACTGGCACCCGAAGCACTCCACGATGACTACATCAACCGAAAACGATTCTATTCTGTGCAGTTACAGGCAGTCTGCGATCACGAAGGGACATTTCTAGACATATTTGCAGGCTACCCTGGAAGTGTTCATGACTCCCGTGTGCTACGCAACAGCCCTCTGTAAAGGAACTTCCTTTATCCTCCCCTTGGGCTTGCACTGTTGGGAGACCCTGGATACCCATGGCCTGTCGTCGCCAATTATGCTGATCACACCATTCAAGGAACCCAGAACACCTGTGGAATGTAGGTTCAATGCATTGCACTCAAAAGCGCGTTGCGTTGCGGAGAGAGGATTCGGGCTCATGAAGGGACGATGGAGATGGGTTTTCACAAAGGCCCTGGAGGTGTCAGCGCGAAAAGCGCCCCTCGTCATTGAAGCTTGTGCTGCCATTCACAATGTGTGCATACGAGCCGAAGATACATGTGCAAAAGAACTTGTTGAAGACGAAGGGGAATAAAAGGAAGGCAGAGTAACAGTTATCACTGTGGAGGGAGAAGGGGATGCAGTAAGGCTGCGAAATGAACTTGCCGCACGTTTGTCCTGCCCGCTGACATCTGACAGTGATCACGACTACCACCAAGTTGTATAGATAACTTCATTTTCCCTCTCAGACTACATAAATTTGTTTGACATCATAGTGAGGAACCTTTCCATGATTCCGGTCTGCTTTTGCATTTCCTCAATGAGTACAGCCTCCATGTCGCAGGCGGATCGTCGCTCGTTTTGGTCGCCTTTCGTGCTCTTCCTGGGCGTCAGATGGCTCGTCTGTTCTAAGGCTCCCAGTGTCCGGGGTAGGGCTGCTGGAGACGGACGCAGTGCCAGGGCCTGTTGCTCCTCCCGAGGCCACGAGGCATGGGGGACTGATTATGGCCCTATCACTCATTATACTGTCTAACAATGAGTAATGGGGCCATGTCTCCTCCCTGTCCTCGCTGCCTGCTCCTGTTGGGGGATCTTTGAGCTTCTGGAAAGCATAGCAATTCAGTTTTAGTGAATAATGAAGTTTAACAGTGTTGCTGGGAATGGCAGGGAGAGAAGGCATACCTCGTACGTCTGTAAAAGATTCTGCCACTTTTTGCTGCACTGCTCAGGTGTGGCGCCTGTCATGCCTAGCTCCTTTATAACGCGCCTAATCACAGAAAAGGTCAGAAGGTCACCGCTCTGCACACACACGGTGATTATAGTACTCACTCCCATGCTGTCCTGGCCGCGTTCCGCTTCCCGGTGAACAAAAGTCGCAGTTCA
The Ornithodoros turicata isolate Travis unplaced genomic scaffold, ASM3712646v1 ctg00001306.1, whole genome shotgun sequence genome window above contains:
- the LOC135376803 gene encoding uncharacterized protein LOC135376803, which codes for MRNMFLEYLTNERLDFKHHFRMSRESFRMLLQVLWKDQPEKTHGWSQKIELLTFLFWLGCGSAFRIVACCFNLPRTTTFNIVNRVLKLITAKVHLMIYTPPADKRLEMQHGFATLSGSSRFMRFVGAIDGCHVRVLAPEALHDDYINRKRFYSVQLQAVCDHEGTFLDIFAGYPGSVHDSRVLRNSPL